One genomic segment of Pseudomonadota bacterium includes these proteins:
- the hemJ gene encoding protoporphyrinogen oxidase HemJ produces the protein MADHYLLIKSLHLIAVISWMAGMLYLPRLYVYHADAKTGGELDEKLKIMELKLLRYIINPAMIASLILGIMLALILGKEGLGGWFHAKVALLVFMFGCHGMLARYRRYFAKGENKHSAKFYRILNEVPTLLMIVIVILAVMKPF, from the coding sequence TTGGCAGACCATTATCTTTTAATTAAATCGCTACATCTTATAGCGGTAATCTCGTGGATGGCAGGCATGTTATATCTACCGCGTCTTTATGTTTATCATGCCGATGCGAAAACAGGTGGCGAACTAGATGAAAAATTAAAGATAATGGAGCTTAAACTGCTTCGCTATATCATTAATCCGGCAATGATAGCATCGCTTATTTTAGGCATCATGCTTGCGTTAATATTGGGTAAAGAAGGGCTAGGCGGCTGGTTCCATGCGAAGGTAGCTTTGCTGGTGTTCATGTTCGGTTGTCACGGAATGCTTGCAAGATACAGGCGGTATTTTGCCAAGGGTGAGAATAAACATAGTGCTAAATTCTACCGCATCTTAAATGAAGTGCCTACTTTATTAATGATAGTTATTGTAATCCTCGCAGTCATGAAACCTTTCTAA
- the carB gene encoding carbamoyl-phosphate synthase large subunit: protein MPKRTDIESILIIGAGPIVIGQACEFDYSGTQACKVLRAEGYRIILVNSNPATIMTDPELADATYVEPITTEIVEKIIAKEKPDAILPTVGGQTALNCAMDLARLGILDKYGVELIGAKPDVIEKAENRHLFNEAMDRIGLEVPRNRIVRNLSEADEALDYVGLPAIIRPSFTLGGSGGGVAFNKEEYHEIVKSGLDASPTNEVQIDQSILGWKEYEMEVVRDKADNCIIICAIENVDPMGVHTGDSITVAPALTLTDKEYQLMRDASLAVLREIGVDTGGSNVQFAVDPETGRLVVIEMNPRVSRSSALASKATGFPIAKVAAKLAVGYTLDEIRNDCTEVTPASFEPVIDYVVTKIPRFNFEKFKGSEPLLTSAMKSVGEAMAIGRCFAESLQKALRSMETGLDGLNETNIGDDIDSIRASLAKVVPERILNIAQAIRQDVSLDEIHRITKFDPWFLEQLKTIVDAEKDVQKNGLPKNKEDMLSLKQLGFSDRRLAKLASTKPEKIADIRKKLGVTPVYKRVDTCAAEFESLTPYMYSCYENGDINGAECESNPTDKEKIIILGGGPNRIGQGIEFDYCCVHAVYALQEAGYETIMVNCNPETVSTDYDTADRLYFEPLTVEDVLSIVEVEASKGKLKGMIVQYGGQTPLKIARQLEAAGVPIIGTSPDAIDLAEDRECFKALLNKLGLKQPVNDICSSLKQVEERAKDMGFPLVVRPSYVLGGSNMAIVHDHDALIDYFNKTTVSFEDGPILLDGFLTDAVEVDVDAISDTREVYIAGIMEHIEEAGIHSGDSACSLPPYSLSDKIIEQIKEQTRKLALALKVKGLMNVQFAVKDGDIYILEVNPRASRTVPFVAKSTNTPIAKIAARIMAGETLASFNLKEKKLKHVAVKEAVLPFARFPNVDVLLGPEMKSTGEAMGLDRDFGSAFAKSQLSASNPIPTGGTVFISVKDSDKKHIKEFAKTLIAEDFKIIATRGTAQFLNDSGIEAEKINKVLEGRPHIVDLIKDGGVDLIINTSEGAKSIADSYSIRRTALLNKVPYSTTIAGSKALIKAICRMKEEKGLEVFSLQSYF from the coding sequence ATGCCAAAAAGAACAGACATAGAATCAATATTGATAATCGGAGCGGGGCCAATAGTAATCGGTCAGGCGTGTGAATTTGACTATTCGGGGACGCAGGCCTGTAAGGTATTGCGGGCGGAAGGATACCGCATAATATTGGTGAACTCCAACCCTGCCACTATCATGACCGACCCTGAGCTGGCAGATGCAACCTATGTTGAGCCTATCACGACTGAGATAGTTGAAAAGATAATTGCCAAAGAAAAGCCTGACGCAATACTTCCGACAGTTGGCGGACAGACGGCTCTTAACTGTGCTATGGATTTAGCAAGGTTGGGGATTTTAGATAAATACGGCGTTGAGCTTATCGGTGCAAAGCCCGATGTTATTGAAAAAGCAGAAAACCGCCATTTATTTAACGAGGCAATGGACAGAATCGGTCTTGAAGTGCCTCGCAACAGAATTGTACGCAATCTGTCCGAGGCTGATGAAGCTTTGGATTATGTGGGCTTGCCTGCAATAATCCGCCCGTCTTTCACCCTTGGCGGTTCGGGCGGTGGCGTTGCCTTTAACAAGGAAGAATATCACGAGATAGTAAAAAGCGGTCTTGATGCCTCCCCGACTAACGAGGTGCAGATTGACCAGTCCATCTTAGGCTGGAAAGAATATGAAATGGAAGTTGTACGCGACAAAGCCGATAACTGCATAATCATCTGTGCCATTGAAAATGTCGACCCTATGGGAGTCCATACAGGCGATAGTATAACCGTTGCCCCTGCCCTTACCCTTACCGATAAGGAATACCAGTTGATGCGTGATGCATCTTTAGCGGTATTACGTGAGATTGGCGTTGATACGGGCGGCTCAAACGTACAATTTGCCGTTGACCCTGAAACAGGAAGATTAGTTGTAATTGAAATGAACCCGAGGGTATCGCGCTCATCTGCACTTGCGTCAAAAGCCACGGGCTTCCCTATCGCGAAAGTTGCCGCAAAACTTGCGGTGGGTTATACGCTAGATGAAATAAGGAATGACTGTACTGAAGTTACCCCTGCGTCATTTGAGCCTGTAATTGATTATGTGGTTACCAAAATACCTCGTTTTAATTTCGAGAAATTCAAAGGCTCCGAGCCTTTGCTTACGTCTGCGATGAAATCGGTGGGTGAGGCTATGGCAATCGGCAGATGTTTTGCCGAGTCCTTACAAAAAGCATTGCGTTCTATGGAAACGGGTCTTGACGGTCTGAACGAAACTAATATCGGTGATGACATTGATTCTATCAGGGCATCGCTTGCTAAAGTTGTACCTGAAAGGATATTGAACATAGCACAAGCTATCCGTCAGGACGTGAGCTTAGATGAAATACACCGCATTACAAAATTCGACCCGTGGTTTTTAGAACAGCTAAAAACCATAGTTGATGCTGAAAAAGATGTTCAAAAAAACGGGCTTCCTAAAAATAAAGAGGATATGCTGTCTTTAAAACAACTAGGCTTTTCCGACAGGAGGCTTGCAAAATTAGCCTCTACAAAGCCTGAAAAAATAGCCGATATCCGCAAGAAACTAGGCGTAACGCCTGTTTATAAACGTGTCGATACATGTGCTGCCGAGTTTGAATCGTTAACGCCTTATATGTATAGTTGCTATGAAAACGGCGACATAAACGGAGCCGAATGCGAGTCAAACCCTACCGATAAAGAAAAAATAATAATACTCGGCGGAGGACCAAACCGTATAGGTCAGGGTATCGAGTTTGATTATTGCTGCGTACATGCTGTTTATGCGTTACAAGAAGCAGGTTATGAGACTATCATGGTCAACTGCAACCCGGAAACCGTCTCTACCGATTATGACACTGCCGACCGTTTATATTTTGAGCCTTTGACCGTTGAAGATGTTCTGTCAATTGTCGAGGTTGAAGCGTCAAAAGGCAAGCTTAAGGGCATGATAGTGCAGTATGGCGGTCAAACACCTCTAAAAATCGCCCGTCAGTTAGAGGCGGCAGGAGTTCCTATAATCGGAACATCACCTGACGCAATTGATTTGGCGGAAGACCGTGAGTGCTTCAAGGCATTGCTTAACAAGCTTGGGTTAAAACAGCCTGTAAATGATATATGCAGCAGCCTTAAGCAGGTCGAGGAGCGTGCCAAGGATATGGGCTTTCCGCTTGTGGTACGTCCGTCTTATGTACTTGGCGGTTCTAACATGGCTATCGTGCATGACCATGATGCATTGATAGATTATTTTAACAAAACAACCGTCTCATTTGAAGATGGACCGATATTACTGGACGGCTTTTTAACAGATGCCGTTGAGGTGGACGTTGACGCTATTTCAGATACTAGGGAAGTTTATATCGCAGGTATTATGGAGCATATTGAAGAAGCGGGTATCCACTCAGGGGATTCGGCATGTTCATTGCCGCCATATTCACTTAGTGATAAGATAATCGAGCAGATAAAAGAGCAAACAAGGAAACTTGCACTTGCCTTGAAGGTAAAAGGACTGATGAATGTTCAGTTTGCGGTCAAAGACGGTGATATATATATTTTAGAGGTTAACCCTCGTGCCAGCCGTACCGTGCCTTTTGTCGCTAAGTCAACCAACACCCCTATCGCTAAGATTGCAGCCAGAATTATGGCAGGTGAAACCCTTGCTTCATTTAATTTAAAAGAGAAAAAACTAAAGCATGTAGCCGTAAAAGAGGCGGTGTTGCCGTTTGCCAGATTCCCGAATGTTGACGTATTACTTGGGCCCGAGATGAAGTCTACAGGTGAGGCAATGGGGCTGGACAGGGATTTTGGCAGTGCATTTGCCAAATCACAGCTTTCTGCAAGTAACCCTATCCCAACGGGCGGAACCGTGTTTATTTCGGTTAAGGATTCGGATAAAAAGCACATAAAAGAGTTTGCAAAGACCTTAATTGCGGAAGATTTTAAGATAATAGCAACCCGTGGTACTGCTCAATTCCTTAATGATTCGGGTATTGAGGCTGAAAAGATAAATAAGGTTCTGGAGGGCAGACCGCATATTGTCGACCTTATCAAGGACGGAGGCGTTGACTTAATAATCAACACTTCCGAGGGTGCAAAATCCATTGCCGATAGTTATAGTATCAGACGTACGGCTCTGCTTAACAAAGTTCCGTATTCTACTACAATAGCAGGTTCTAAGGCATTGATTAAAGCCATTTGCAGAATGAAAGAGGAAAAGGGGCTTGAAGTTTTTTCTTTACAGTCCTACTTTTAG
- the thiS gene encoding sulfur carrier protein ThiS: protein MKIILNGKEAFLDENLSVNSLIANLDLDPRIVAIEKNREIIPASEYDNSVICDGDKIEIVQFVGGG, encoded by the coding sequence ATGAAAATAATATTAAATGGAAAAGAGGCGTTTTTAGATGAAAATCTATCTGTGAACAGCCTTATTGCCAATCTTGATCTTGATCCGAGAATTGTGGCTATAGAAAAAAACCGTGAAATAATCCCTGCGTCCGAGTATGATAATTCGGTTATATGTGACGGTGATAAAATAGAAATAGTACAATTTGTCGGTGGAGGCTGA
- the def gene encoding peptide deformylase yields MPSLQLVLAPDPIFKKKSEPVDEVTDEIRTLMDDMADTLKAENGVGMAAPMVDVLKRVIVINLSQDDTDTKLFMVNPEIIEKSDETQVFEEASLCFPGISADITRPRRIKVKYLDYDGKPQVIEAEGFLATCIQHEADYLDGVVYLDYLSKLKRDTLMRKMNKFIKKYGHGHACSTGCEH; encoded by the coding sequence ATGCCAAGCTTACAACTAGTCCTAGCACCCGACCCTATCTTTAAGAAAAAATCCGAACCCGTAGATGAGGTGACGGACGAAATACGCACTCTTATGGATGATATGGCGGATACCTTAAAGGCAGAGAACGGTGTCGGAATGGCGGCTCCGATGGTGGACGTATTAAAAAGGGTTATAGTTATCAATCTGTCCCAAGATGACACGGATACTAAATTATTTATGGTAAATCCTGAAATTATAGAAAAATCCGATGAGACTCAGGTTTTTGAAGAAGCATCTCTGTGCTTCCCCGGAATAAGTGCCGATATTACCAGACCAAGGCGGATAAAAGTGAAATATCTTGACTATGACGGAAAGCCGCAGGTAATAGAGGCGGAAGGATTTCTTGCCACCTGTATTCAGCACGAGGCGGACTATCTTGACGGTGTGGTTTATCTTGATTACCTGTCCAAATTAAAACGTGATACGTTAATGCGTAAAATGAATAAATTTATTAAAAAATACGGACACGGACACGCCTGTTCAACCGGATGTGAGCATTAA
- a CDS encoding trimeric intracellular cation channel family protein, which yields MDGNIFFAASTLGTLAFALSGYLQGVRKELDIMGLFIVAFLTANGGGLVRDIMIGGVPNVLKDISAFYLVFITCIAAYLLKLHKYTRLERQMFFVVSDSLGLVAFSITGAVIAIENGLSPFGVVVLSIITALGGGVVRDSILGEIPALFNSEFYGSVALLIALMMIALSEYYELNNITLSAVFVIGFVIRMIAYKYNWHLPKIRKG from the coding sequence GTGGACGGTAATATATTCTTCGCAGCATCAACCTTGGGAACGCTGGCATTTGCCCTTAGCGGATACTTGCAGGGTGTACGCAAGGAGCTGGATATTATGGGGCTGTTCATTGTTGCCTTCCTTACCGCAAACGGAGGCGGATTGGTGCGTGATATTATGATAGGCGGCGTACCCAATGTTCTGAAGGACATATCGGCATTTTATCTTGTTTTTATAACCTGTATAGCGGCATATTTACTGAAACTGCATAAATATACACGCCTTGAAAGACAGATGTTTTTTGTTGTCAGCGATTCTTTAGGGCTGGTAGCTTTCAGCATTACGGGTGCGGTAATAGCCATAGAGAACGGTCTTAGCCCTTTTGGGGTGGTGGTATTGTCCATCATAACGGCACTTGGCGGAGGAGTGGTAAGGGATTCGATATTAGGCGAGATACCGGCATTATTTAACAGCGAGTTCTATGGCTCGGTAGCACTTTTGATAGCGTTAATGATGATAGCCCTTAGCGAATATTACGAACTTAATAATATAACCTTATCAGCAGTTTTTGTTATCGGTTTTGTTATAAGAATGATAGCTTACAAATATAACTGGCATTTGCCTAAGATTAGGAAGGGTTGA
- the greA gene encoding transcription elongation factor GreA, producing the protein MSDNFPITNTGFARMEAELKDLKKIQRPKISEEIAVAREHGDLKENAEYHAAREKQSFVEGRIAELEDRVARAEVIDISKLTPDTVKFGATVTLIDDETEKEVTYQIVSEYEADIEKNLISVVSPLAKAIIGKQAEDYVEVKTPRGEKGYEIVKIEYR; encoded by the coding sequence ATGAGCGACAATTTCCCTATTACCAATACAGGCTTTGCAAGAATGGAAGCCGAATTAAAGGATTTAAAAAAGATTCAGCGTCCGAAGATATCGGAGGAAATTGCCGTTGCCCGTGAACATGGAGATTTAAAAGAAAACGCAGAATATCATGCCGCCCGTGAGAAGCAGAGTTTTGTTGAAGGGCGTATTGCAGAGCTTGAAGACAGGGTTGCCCGTGCCGAGGTTATAGACATTTCAAAACTGACACCCGATACCGTAAAATTCGGAGCTACCGTTACATTAATTGATGACGAAACGGAAAAAGAAGTTACCTACCAGATAGTAAGCGAGTATGAGGCTGATATTGAGAAAAACCTGATATCCGTAGTATCTCCCCTTGCCAAAGCGATTATAGGCAAACAGGCAGAAGACTATGTAGAAGTTAAAACCCCTCGCGGCGAAAAGGGATATGAAATCGTGAAGATTGAGTATAGGTAG
- the carA gene encoding glutamine-hydrolyzing carbamoyl-phosphate synthase small subunit, whose product MTKKEVTIPKNATAALILADGKMFFGKGLGKTGSTIGEICFNTGLTGYQETITDLSYAGQIITFTFPHIGNIGTNDEDNESVNPSARGIVIREDITNPSNFRNQLHLNDWLKKKKLTGICGIDTRALTRHIRLHGSQNATIVFFAEDRTIDFEVIKKQTADYPSLKGMELAEGVSCKDSSKWNQGKWQLGKGFSENKNAKYKVVAIDYGAKLNILRCLAQVGFDVTVVPATTCAKEILKHKPDGIFLSNGPGDPAATGEYAIPILKELIAANKPIFGICLGHQLLALALGCTTTKMHQGHRGANHPVKDLATDKVEITSQNHGFVVTKNALPDDVEITHLSLFDDTVEGIKSKTKPVFSVQYHPESSPGPHDSYYLFERFYKLVEGRA is encoded by the coding sequence ATGACCAAGAAGGAAGTTACCATTCCAAAAAACGCTACGGCTGCATTAATTCTTGCCGATGGTAAGATGTTTTTCGGAAAAGGGTTGGGAAAAACAGGTTCTACCATAGGCGAAATCTGTTTTAATACGGGTCTTACAGGCTATCAGGAAACTATCACCGATTTATCTTATGCAGGGCAAATAATAACTTTCACATTCCCGCATATCGGAAATATCGGAACAAATGATGAGGATAACGAATCGGTAAACCCTTCGGCAAGGGGTATAGTAATCCGTGAAGATATTACCAATCCTTCTAATTTCAGGAATCAGTTGCACTTAAATGACTGGCTGAAAAAGAAAAAGCTAACCGGAATATGCGGAATTGACACAAGGGCATTGACTCGTCATATCAGGCTTCATGGCTCACAAAATGCTACCATAGTATTTTTTGCCGAAGACAGAACTATAGACTTTGAAGTTATAAAAAAACAAACCGCCGACTACCCTTCATTAAAAGGCATGGAATTAGCCGAAGGTGTTTCCTGCAAGGATTCATCTAAATGGAATCAGGGAAAATGGCAGTTAGGCAAAGGATTTAGCGAGAATAAAAACGCCAAATATAAAGTTGTCGCCATCGATTACGGTGCAAAATTAAATATCCTGCGTTGCCTTGCCCAAGTGGGGTTTGATGTAACCGTAGTACCTGCTACAACTTGTGCCAAAGAGATATTGAAACATAAGCCTGACGGAATATTTTTGTCCAACGGTCCGGGCGATCCGGCGGCAACCGGTGAATATGCAATTCCGATTTTAAAAGAATTAATTGCGGCGAACAAGCCTATTTTCGGTATTTGTCTGGGTCATCAGTTATTGGCATTAGCATTGGGCTGCACTACCACCAAGATGCATCAGGGGCATAGAGGTGCAAACCACCCTGTAAAAGACCTTGCCACGGACAAAGTGGAAATTACCAGCCAGAACCACGGCTTCGTCGTTACCAAAAACGCACTGCCCGATGATGTGGAAATTACCCACCTATCGCTTTTCGATGATACGGTTGAGGGTATAAAGTCGAAGACAAAGCCTGTGTTTTCAGTGCAGTACCACCCTGAAAGCTCCCCCGGTCCGCATGACAGTTATTATTTATTTGAAAGATTTTATAAGCTGGTAGAGGGGAGGGCGTAG
- the dnaG gene encoding DNA primase produces the protein MQFPPSFLDEIRTRLRTSEVVKRKVALKAHGREFQGLCPFHKENTPSFTVNDEKGFYHCFGCNAHGDIVKFTMEAEGLPFVDAVKALADMAGVPMPVVSKEVVQKQKEAQSLYDIMEMACKFFEEKLPDAKIAADYIVHRGLKSESVAKFRIGYSPDDRGALKKYLEGKGVTVNQMLDLGLLTKNDRGDIYDKFRGRLMFPISDIKNRVVAFGGRILGDGKPKYLNSPETVLFKKGEMLYNENNARKLAFKTGKVVVAEGYMDVIALDAAGIKTAMAPLGTAITQTQLRRLWNMAKEPVICLDGDAAGKRAMDRAANLCLPMLEPGYTLKFAVLGGGMDPDDYIKKYGVNNMRKILQNAKNLSEAVWEEQSGKKDIKTPEQKAELEKRLNIIAETIKNETVAKYYKDFFRNKLWEFYRGKYYKNNSIVKKTDFENMPDFDINTVGGCQTVFILLLLMHPELLKDENIYDEYINIEFSNQMLDKIGQAILEVSDSQENITAQDLKTHLENQGMSNYISYLNDLTESVFLKNKLGYEKAVTAWNYYSCVLQLLYLNIECEEKQLIMTPESEEEAAVRRQEISNLNKKKLAMEATFEQQ, from the coding sequence ATGCAATTTCCACCTTCCTTTTTAGATGAGATAAGAACAAGATTACGCACTTCCGAAGTGGTGAAGCGTAAAGTTGCACTAAAAGCACACGGGCGTGAATTTCAGGGGCTTTGCCCTTTTCACAAGGAAAACACGCCGTCATTTACTGTAAATGATGAAAAGGGTTTTTACCATTGCTTTGGCTGTAACGCACATGGGGATATAGTAAAGTTTACCATGGAAGCTGAAGGGCTTCCGTTCGTCGATGCTGTTAAAGCACTTGCCGATATGGCAGGCGTGCCTATGCCCGTGGTGAGCAAGGAAGTTGTGCAAAAACAAAAAGAGGCACAGTCGCTTTATGATATAATGGAAATGGCATGTAAGTTCTTTGAAGAAAAACTGCCGGATGCTAAAATTGCTGCTGATTATATTGTCCACAGGGGATTAAAGAGCGAATCGGTCGCTAAATTCAGGATAGGCTATTCACCCGATGACAGGGGGGCTTTGAAAAAATATCTTGAAGGCAAAGGCGTAACGGTAAATCAGATGCTTGATTTAGGGCTGCTTACTAAAAATGACCGTGGCGATATCTATGATAAATTCAGGGGGCGGTTAATGTTCCCTATTTCGGATATAAAAAACAGGGTAGTGGCTTTCGGAGGCAGGATACTGGGTGACGGTAAGCCGAAATATTTAAACTCGCCTGAAACCGTATTGTTTAAAAAAGGCGAAATGCTCTATAATGAAAATAATGCACGCAAGCTTGCCTTTAAAACCGGTAAGGTAGTGGTAGCCGAAGGCTATATGGACGTTATCGCCTTGGACGCTGCCGGAATAAAAACCGCCATGGCTCCTCTTGGTACTGCTATAACGCAGACCCAGCTAAGACGACTATGGAATATGGCGAAAGAACCCGTTATCTGCCTTGACGGTGATGCGGCAGGAAAAAGGGCGATGGACAGGGCGGCTAATTTGTGCCTACCGATGCTTGAACCCGGATACACACTTAAATTCGCAGTATTGGGCGGCGGTATGGATCCCGATGACTATATAAAAAAATACGGCGTAAATAATATGCGTAAAATATTACAGAACGCTAAAAATCTTTCGGAAGCCGTATGGGAGGAGCAGTCGGGGAAAAAAGATATTAAAACTCCAGAACAAAAAGCCGAGCTTGAAAAACGATTGAACATTATTGCCGAAACTATAAAGAACGAAACGGTAGCTAAATATTATAAAGACTTCTTCCGCAATAAATTATGGGAGTTTTACCGAGGCAAATATTATAAGAATAATTCCATCGTCAAGAAGACGGACTTTGAGAATATGCCTGATTTTGACATTAATACGGTGGGGGGCTGCCAGACGGTTTTCATACTTTTATTGCTTATGCACCCCGAGCTTTTAAAGGACGAAAATATCTATGATGAATATATTAACATTGAATTTTCAAATCAGATGCTTGACAAAATAGGGCAAGCTATTCTAGAAGTGTCCGATTCACAGGAGAACATTACTGCACAAGATTTAAAAACTCACCTTGAAAATCAGGGAATGAGTAATTATATAAGTTATTTAAACGATTTAACGGAAAGTGTATTTTTAAAAAACAAATTAGGATATGAAAAAGCAGTCACGGCTTGGAACTACTATTCTTGTGTATTACAGTTGCTTTATCTAAATATAGAATGTGAAGAAAAACAATTGATTATGACACCTGAGTCCGAAGAGGAAGCTGCCGTAAGAAGGCAGGAAATATCAAATTTGAATAAAAAGAAATTAGCAATGGAAGCGACTTTCGAACAACAATAA
- the aroQ gene encoding type II 3-dehydroquinate dehydratase, translating into MTKIIIINGPNLNLLGTREPDIYGSKTLSDIENECKLHAQTLDIEVDFFQSNDEGEIIDKIQEASKTQDGIIINAGAYTHTSVAIRDALVNFGKPVIEVHISNIYKREEFRHKSYLSDIASGMICGLGTQCYTLALTAIKEIV; encoded by the coding sequence ATGACTAAAATCATTATTATCAACGGACCTAATTTAAACCTGCTTGGCACAAGAGAGCCTGACATATACGGCAGCAAGACCCTGAGTGACATTGAGAACGAGTGCAAACTTCATGCACAAACACTCGATATAGAAGTGGATTTTTTCCAAAGCAATGATGAGGGAGAGATAATAGACAAAATACAGGAAGCTTCAAAAACACAGGACGGTATTATTATAAATGCGGGGGCATATACCCATACTTCCGTAGCAATCCGTGACGCTTTAGTTAATTTCGGCAAGCCTGTGATAGAGGTTCACATCTCGAATATCTATAAAAGAGAGGAGTTCCGACATAAATCATATTTATCCGATATAGCATCGGGAATGATATGCGGACTCGGAACCCAATGTTACACTCTTGCACTTACTGCTATTAAAGAAATAGTTTGA